Proteins encoded within one genomic window of Phototrophicus methaneseepsis:
- a CDS encoding glutamate-5-semialdehyde dehydrogenase, with amino-acid sequence MTQATLETTINMEAMGQRARQASYMLATLTTAQKNTALLAIADALEANTDHILAQNQLDIDAAVANGVDPIWIRDRMDLKKRMAGIIEDVRKVAQLPDPVGRVYSEAELPSGIHAHKQRVPFGVLGVIYESRPNVTIDISTLALKTGNAVILRGGSDVLNSNLELVRVLQEALAANGIPSDAVQYIASTNRDYVRQMLRLDKHIDMIIPRGGSGLHTFCRENSTIPVITGGIGVCHLYVDETANLDASLPVIHNAKTQRPAVCNALDTVLVHKSVAAEFLPRVVDYLGKDGVVFKAEPQALALLNDDRVEAAGEREFDTEWTALILGLKVVGSLDEAIEHIREHSTQHSDGILTEDDAHATRFLNEVDSAAVFVNASTRFNDGGALGLGAEVAVSTQKMHARGPMALEELTTYKWIVKGDYTSRP; translated from the coding sequence ATGACCCAGGCAACACTGGAAACAACCATCAATATGGAAGCGATGGGCCAGCGCGCACGGCAGGCGTCTTATATGCTGGCGACCCTGACCACGGCGCAGAAGAATACTGCGCTGCTGGCTATTGCCGACGCCCTGGAAGCCAACACGGATCACATCCTGGCGCAGAATCAGCTCGATATCGACGCGGCAGTCGCCAATGGGGTTGACCCTATCTGGATACGCGACCGCATGGACCTGAAAAAGCGTATGGCAGGCATCATCGAAGATGTGCGCAAAGTAGCCCAACTGCCGGACCCGGTTGGGCGCGTCTATAGCGAAGCGGAATTACCCAGCGGCATTCATGCGCATAAACAACGCGTGCCTTTTGGCGTGCTCGGTGTCATATACGAATCTCGTCCCAACGTCACCATTGATATTTCCACGTTGGCGCTCAAGACGGGGAACGCTGTGATCTTACGGGGCGGCTCCGATGTGCTCAATAGCAATCTGGAACTGGTGCGCGTGCTGCAAGAAGCGCTTGCTGCCAATGGTATTCCGTCCGATGCCGTCCAGTATATCGCCAGCACCAATCGTGATTATGTCCGTCAGATGCTGCGCCTGGATAAGCACATTGATATGATTATTCCGCGCGGTGGCAGTGGCCTGCATACCTTCTGCCGTGAGAATAGCACCATACCCGTGATTACAGGTGGTATTGGCGTTTGCCATCTTTATGTTGATGAAACGGCTAATCTGGATGCATCTTTGCCGGTGATCCACAATGCCAAGACGCAGCGCCCCGCAGTGTGTAATGCGCTGGATACCGTGCTGGTACACAAGAGCGTCGCGGCTGAGTTTTTGCCGCGTGTGGTCGATTATTTAGGGAAAGATGGCGTTGTCTTCAAAGCAGAGCCTCAAGCGCTCGCTTTGTTAAATGATGACCGCGTTGAAGCTGCTGGTGAGCGTGAGTTCGACACCGAGTGGACGGCGCTCATCCTGGGGCTAAAAGTCGTCGGTAGCCTTGATGAAGCGATTGAACATATCCGCGAACACAGCACACAGCACAGCGATGGCATCTTGACAGAAGACGATGCCCATGCGACGCGCTTCCTCAATGAGGTCGATAGTGCGGCTGTATTCGTCAATGCCAGTACGCGCTTTAACGATGGCGGCGCGTTAGGGTTAGGTGCGGAGGTCGCCGTCAGCACGCAGAAGATGCATGCACGCGGCCCGATGGCTCTGGAAGAACTGACGACGTATAAGTGGATTGTCAAAGGCGATTATACAAGCCGCCCATAA
- the proB gene encoding glutamate 5-kinase — protein MSSKQVAAKLPTAKRIVVKIGTSTLTGGGSQLRPQNMLAIVEQVAKLHQHGHEIILVSSGAQAAGRGRLNSPELPRSVPAKQMLSAVGQSYLMRHYSDLFDIFDVIVAQILLTRDDLSIRSRYLNARDTLLTLIEQRIIPIINENDTVATDEIRVGDNDNLSALVASVLEADLLVLLTDQPGLYTADPRQDPEAELIPTVPRIDTDVMKLAGGAGTVAGTGGMVTKLEAARTAARSGVMTIIASGDETNVLTRIASGELIGTRFEPTGTHRESRKRWLLTDRTQGAVYIDAGAERALLATDGASLLPVGITRIEGNFKRSATLSICGPSGAEIAHGLSNYASSELRQIMGKKSHEISDVLGYSYGDAAIHRNQMVLLD, from the coding sequence TTGTCATCCAAGCAAGTTGCGGCCAAGTTACCAACGGCAAAGCGTATCGTTGTTAAGATCGGCACCAGCACGCTCACTGGTGGTGGGTCGCAGCTACGACCGCAGAATATGCTTGCTATTGTGGAACAGGTGGCGAAGCTGCATCAGCATGGCCATGAGATCATACTCGTCTCCTCAGGGGCACAAGCTGCCGGGCGTGGACGCCTCAATTCACCGGAGTTACCCCGGTCCGTGCCCGCCAAGCAAATGTTAAGCGCGGTTGGGCAAAGCTACTTGATGCGCCACTATAGCGACTTGTTCGATATTTTTGACGTCATTGTGGCGCAGATATTGCTGACACGTGATGACCTCAGCATACGATCTCGCTACCTGAACGCGCGCGATACGCTCCTCACGTTAATCGAGCAGCGCATTATTCCGATCATCAATGAAAATGACACCGTAGCGACGGATGAAATCCGTGTTGGGGATAATGACAATTTGTCTGCGTTGGTCGCCAGCGTCTTAGAAGCGGATTTGCTCGTGCTGCTGACAGATCAACCCGGCCTCTATACAGCGGACCCACGCCAGGACCCGGAAGCAGAACTCATCCCGACGGTGCCGCGCATTGATACGGATGTGATGAAGCTGGCTGGTGGGGCTGGGACTGTCGCTGGGACAGGGGGCATGGTCACCAAGCTGGAAGCCGCCCGTACAGCAGCCCGCAGCGGCGTTATGACGATTATCGCATCGGGTGACGAAACCAATGTGCTGACGCGCATTGCCTCTGGTGAACTCATCGGTACGCGTTTTGAACCAACAGGTACGCATCGAGAGAGTCGTAAACGCTGGCTGCTGACGGATCGTACCCAGGGGGCTGTGTATATTGATGCTGGCGCCGAGCGCGCCTTGTTGGCTACCGATGGGGCCAGCTTGCTGCCAGTTGGCATTACGCGTATTGAGGGCAACTTTAAACGCAGTGCGACGCTTTCAATCTGTGGTCCATCCGGCGCTGAAATCGCACATGGGCTGAGTAACTATGCCAGCAGTGAACTCCGTCAGATTATGGGCAAGAAATCGCATGAAATTAGCGATGTGCTCGGCTACAGTTATGGCGATGCGGCCATTCATCGTAACCAGATGGTGCTGCTGGATTGA
- a CDS encoding LysM peptidoglycan-binding domain-containing protein, whose product MPQKQRRRIYWTTAIVFFATVFVAFAQPALNYVVVAGDVLDLIALEYDVSLSCVADANTLNDPGLIFPGDVITIPQECPAYNGQSYIPGISDQRDQVIGQGGGSVSVMVESQGRLRTTCNYDPILQRNFNGSTYTVQQFDMLDFIACDLDVQTKCLAEANNLSNPGYLQIGQELSVDVSCPAWGEPISSEAIENIS is encoded by the coding sequence ATGCCGCAAAAACAACGCCGCCGCATCTACTGGACAACAGCCATCGTGTTCTTCGCGACGGTCTTCGTTGCGTTTGCCCAACCTGCGTTGAACTATGTCGTCGTCGCCGGGGATGTGCTGGATTTGATTGCGCTGGAATATGATGTTTCGCTATCTTGCGTCGCTGATGCCAACACGCTAAATGATCCTGGCCTGATTTTCCCCGGTGATGTCATCACCATCCCCCAGGAGTGCCCCGCCTATAATGGTCAGAGCTATATCCCCGGCATTTCTGATCAGCGTGATCAGGTGATCGGGCAGGGAGGCGGCAGCGTAAGCGTTATGGTGGAATCTCAGGGGCGGTTACGGACAACCTGTAACTACGACCCCATCTTGCAACGCAACTTTAACGGCAGCACATATACGGTTCAGCAGTTCGATATGCTGGATTTCATCGCCTGTGACCTGGACGTCCAGACGAAGTGCCTTGCGGAAGCCAACAATCTCTCGAATCCGGGTTATTTGCAGATCGGGCAAGAGCTCAGTGTCGATGTCAGTTGCCCGGCCTGGGGCGAGCCTATCAGCAGTGAAGCCATTGAAAATATCAGTTAA
- a CDS encoding bifunctional 4-hydroxy-2-oxoglutarate aldolase/2-dehydro-3-deoxy-phosphogluconate aldolase: MRAEQAYNLIEDTVIVAGMRGAFPPHVALPLVETLLEIGIRVFEFTYNSEQPIEAMQAVKETFGDSVCAGMGTVLAVEDAVRVMDAGADFIVSPAFQREIVQAVMARDILMAPGVATPSEAVAAWGMGVKLLKLFPIGALGIDYFKAMFGPLNHMRFMCNGAINDSNASEFIQAGAVAVGMAGWLTGDGTWPASRLRSRGQILKNAVAVARGDEPMWEA, translated from the coding sequence ATGCGCGCAGAACAAGCCTATAACCTGATTGAAGATACCGTCATCGTTGCCGGGATGCGCGGTGCTTTCCCGCCACATGTGGCGCTGCCATTGGTCGAGACGTTGCTGGAAATAGGTATCCGCGTTTTTGAGTTTACCTATAACTCAGAACAGCCTATCGAAGCAATGCAGGCTGTTAAAGAGACCTTTGGCGATTCTGTATGCGCTGGGATGGGCACTGTGCTGGCTGTAGAAGATGCCGTGCGCGTGATGGATGCGGGGGCGGATTTCATCGTGTCGCCTGCCTTCCAGCGAGAGATCGTCCAGGCTGTTATGGCGCGCGATATCTTAATGGCACCCGGTGTGGCAACACCTTCTGAGGCTGTGGCTGCGTGGGGGATGGGCGTGAAGTTGTTGAAGTTGTTCCCAATCGGCGCGCTGGGGATTGATTACTTTAAAGCGATGTTTGGCCCACTGAACCATATGCGGTTTATGTGTAACGGCGCCATCAACGATAGCAATGCCTCGGAATTCATCCAGGCTGGGGCGGTCGCGGTTGGCATGGCGGGTTGGCTCACAGGGGATGGTACATGGCCCGCGTCTCGTCTGCGTTCCCGTGGGCAAATCCTGAAGAACGCTGTCGCCGTTGCCCGTGGTGATGAACCCATGTGGGAAGCATAG